The window AAGCTCTATCTGTGGATCATCTTATAAAGATAGATAAGAGGAGATTAATTGGCAGTAAAAATGGTACATAATATAGATCTCAAAATCCAACTCTTTCCGCTATAACCGCTTGTGGAGCCTCTCCTGTCGTGAAATTTGTCATGCTTTCTGCAATatgatcattaaataaaaactgtcgatttcaaaaagaaataagaaggTACAAAACGTACATatcatattctataaaaaaaaatagtgagagcATATAATTGATTAGTTATTACCTGCATGGGCAGATACAACTTAAACTCTGGTGGGAGCTCTTCCTCTGAGTATAGGCGGTCGGAGAAATATATCCTCCTCAGGCGGCAGTTTGCATGAACCTGAACACGCAAAGTCTCGACATAGTTGGTCCCATAGGCTCTCCTGGTAAAATCAGCTAGATTCAACTGAATTTGATTCCAGCCCTCGTCCATCCTCAGTGGCATGGTGCAGATATATGGTTTCACTCGAGTGACAGcctacaaaaataaagaaaataagcaCTCCACATACTTAGATTTATTAAATAACATACATACTTTATTACAGATGGGAGCTCTACATCACCAAGCCAGGATGTTACAATTAGCATTCAGAGTCGAACCATTTAATAAtgaatttatgaaaagaaatccaCATATATATTTCCACATATACTCGCAATAAGTCCATGCTTCCCAGATGATATGCAGCAAACACCAATATTGAGTGCCTTCATAAATTTCCATGCTTCCTAGGAGCTACCTCTAAAaacaataatgaattatttaccAAAACTGTTCATTGTCCAACATCTACATCCAAGTTGcaggagaaaaaaataacacagCGGTTAATGCAACCATTAAAATTTAGATCACAGAAGACAACTTCAAAATGCTGCCTAGGAAATcctatttaaattatgtttttccaAGTGGGTGAATCCACTAACCCCATCATGCAATCTCCAACTAATGAACAAATGGTTTAGCTATGTGATAACAACAATGTTCCAGTAAATTTAAACGTCAATAAATCTCAGCACGATCTTAAAATCTTCCCATTCCTCACTCACCGACAATCCAAGCTCGAGGTAAACCTAGACACCTTAGGTctcaccaaattaaaatgaatGGACCAATTAACATTTCTCAAGATACTCTCTCCATACAACTAACATATCACTTCAAACAGCATAAAATATAGTACTAGTCTCATATCTTATTATCTAGAAAAGGTAACAAATTCATATACAGAGAGTAAGGatgattatataattaaatatgacgAGAACTGCCAAACTTAGAGATGGAGATGAAATATAACATTGCCAATTCCATGACCCTCTCAAATGGTCCATAGGCCTCCCGGTATGAAATAGGGTATACTATATGAACTGGAGAGGTTTAATGTCACCAAGTTCACAACATGACTACCAAAATCAATTTGTAATGCCAAAATACTACATTAGCTACATCTAGATATTAGCTCAAGGGTAAATCGTTACAACTGAACTAACGATACATATTTTGTACTAATTATTCTTATCACTAACAACTATTTCTTCAGAACAATTATAAACAAAAGTGGTCACATCTTACCAAAATCTTCTCCAGAATGGACAACGTACAAGCAAAGGCAAATAAAGAAGAAGGGGTAGGGGTTGGGGAGGCTATATGGAGAAATAAATAAACCGCAAAAACATGGGCAGACTTACACACTTGAAAATTAGAAGCTCGGAAACGCCGCCTGACATTCTTATCATCCAAAACTTGAAtctcaaatgtaaaatatttctttagatTCTTCACAATCACGACCAAAAATGGTAGTTTTATACCAAGTGTTGCAGATGGGTCAGCTGGGCATGTGATGTATGTGGATTGTATATTTGATCCAACTATTTCGAGGACATTGGATTGTATGTCTTCATCCTGCAGTCGCTTTACATGGCCATTGacaactgaaaaaaaaaaaacaacacagaTGGTGCACTTGGCatattaaactgaagaaaagaaaaaggtgcTCACCAGCAGATGACAAGTGATCCTAGGAGCCAAATTAAAGGCCTCATGAATAGCgaacttcaaagaaaaaatcttaaaataactaCCACTCCAAACTCATTAATATGCACAAGAAAATATCATGCCTTCAGACACTTggcataccaaaaaaaaatgtaaaggaaaCAATGATGCAATGCAAATCTCATCGAAAAATTATGCATGGAATGTTTTCTAACAGTAGAAGGAAAAGATATCAACCAAAGCCACATCTTATACCACCCACTAGCCTAGTGGTCAAGTGAAGAGCTTGTGAGCTGTAGACAGAAACATCGTGGGTTCAATTTCACAAGAGCAGTTCTCTTGGATTACCTCAATTCGTTTACTCCCTAAGTGTGGATCTGAATAATAGCCTTGCCTTGGTGACATctatgtcattaaaaaaaagctACAACTCCCACTAAATTTCAGCTTGCAACCCACAAAAAGCTAAAAATATCTTAGAACATAAAACTTAGCAAAACCCACCCACCTTCTTTGTCCCATATCTGTAAAGGTTTGCTCCTGTAATATCAAACAAAGGAAGAGCTTCAGAATCAAAATTTCAGCATAAAAACTTTAATTTGGATAACAAGAGTTTCTTTTAATCAGTAATTTGGATAACGAGACATCaaataaagaaacaagaaaGCAACGTACCCAAGGCTGTATAGAATGGACAAAAATCCAGACTGGAACGTGTTCTTAAACATTTTCACTTGATCtgcaatgaaaatattaaaaatgtagAAGTGCACATACACAGCCAAAATACCGATGTGTGAAGTTCTTTGATGAGATAACGAATTGATTCaaaacaaatctaaaaaatataacaaaagtgCTTCTCAAGCTTATACAAATTTGGAAGGCACATCATTACAATGTGCCAAATCACAACTTTCAAGTATCAAAACTTTTTCTGCAAACATTCATGCGTTACTCTTTCCATAACAGTGTCGAGCCTTTAAAACCCAAACATTATAGAACACACTTATAATTGCGTGTGGCCACAAATACCGAGTGTCATTGTATGAAAATCCCACAAATCTCAACATGAGGATACAATTACATATTGGCGTTCCATGTCTAATATAAGCACAAAATTACATGCGCTTTGAGTTTCTTTGTTTATAAATGTTAAAACCAAAATGAGAACCGTATGTATAAAGATTTAAGCATGGGTCTAAAATGGCGACTCTCCACCCTTTTTCCAATAAATAAAGCTGCACCCTTTACGGTCCAagattatgtaaaatataaccATCCATCGCTGGAGTTAGTTTGAGCATCAATTCCAGATACTATAGCAAAAAAAATATGGTTTCTCCTCATATGATAGATTTCCCTGTCTCTACCTACATGAACAGATCTTCAATGAAACAAAGCGAGCCATCAACCACACCACAAGTTGAAAGATCACAAGCTATAACTAGAGCTAGTTGATgtactagaaaaataaaaaatggcatAACTAGAACTAGTTGATGtggtgataaaataaaataaaaccccactACCAAGACGTTCTAATAAGTGTATCAACAAAATAATCCAAGCTTAATAAAAAAACTGCGCGTATTCTTTTGTTAGAAGACTATTCACAACCGGAAAGTATAAAAAGTTACGAAATACTATAGAGATTGTTCAAATTGGATACGTaacataaataagaaaaatggaggggAAAActatgagattttgagaaaaaaatccaaacattGTTTGTAAAGAACAGATTATAATCATTCAAACCCAAGTTTCATCA is drawn from Juglans regia cultivar Chandler chromosome 5, Walnut 2.0, whole genome shotgun sequence and contains these coding sequences:
- the LOC108989225 gene encoding cilia- and flagella-associated protein 20; the encoded protein is MFKNTFQSGFLSILYSLGSKPLQIWDKEVVNGHVKRLQDEDIQSNVLEIVGSNIQSTYITCPADPSATLGIKLPFLVVIVKNLKKYFTFEIQVLDDKNVRRRFRASNFQAVTRVKPYICTMPLRMDEGWNQIQLNLADFTRRAYGTNYVETLRVQVHANCRLRRIYFSDRLYSEEELPPEFKLYLPMQKA